One region of Haloprofundus salilacus genomic DNA includes:
- a CDS encoding DUF357 domain-containing protein, translated as MSADLEEKTTRYERMLADALDEAEAVPPDGTPLSAMADDCREMAESYLDDGRHFRETDDWVNALASFSYGYGWLDAGVRMGLFSIPEETELFTT; from the coding sequence ATGTCTGCGGACCTCGAAGAGAAGACGACGCGTTACGAGCGGATGCTCGCCGACGCCCTCGACGAAGCCGAAGCGGTGCCGCCGGACGGGACGCCGCTGTCGGCGATGGCCGACGACTGCCGGGAGATGGCCGAGTCGTATCTCGACGACGGCCGCCACTTCCGGGAGACCGACGACTGGGTGAACGCGCTCGCGTCGTTCTCGTACGGCTACGGCTGGTTGGACGCGGGCGTCCGGATGGGGCTGTTCTCGATTCCCGAGGAGACGGAACTGTTCACGACGTAG
- a CDS encoding winged helix-turn-helix domain-containing protein — protein MESILWYVLTSTRGGDNRLRLLVAADEEARNANQFAADLGLDYKTVRHHLDVLVENDILEPLTEGYGARYRPTDRVRHHWETVEKILAESDVERP, from the coding sequence ATGGAGTCAATCCTCTGGTACGTGCTGACGAGCACGCGCGGCGGTGACAACCGCCTCAGACTCCTCGTCGCCGCCGACGAAGAAGCCCGCAACGCCAACCAATTCGCCGCGGACCTCGGGTTGGATTACAAGACGGTTCGCCACCACCTCGACGTTCTCGTCGAAAACGATATCCTCGAACCGCTCACCGAGGGATACGGCGCGCGGTATCGGCCGACCGACAGGGTTAGACACCACTGGGAGACGGTCGAGAAGATACTCGCGGAGTCCGACGTCGAACGCCCCTGA
- a CDS encoding FAD synthase — translation MTTVIAQGTFDLLHPGHVHYLSEAASMGDELHVIVARRDNVTHKKKPVLSDRQRRDLVAALAVVDEAHLGHREDIFVPIEEIQPDLIVLGYDQHHDEAAIESALAARGIDCAVERASAREPKYPDELLSTGDIIERILSRRDC, via the coding sequence ATGACGACGGTAATCGCACAAGGCACGTTCGACCTGCTCCACCCCGGCCACGTCCACTACCTCTCGGAGGCCGCCTCGATGGGCGACGAACTCCACGTCATCGTTGCTCGACGCGACAACGTCACCCACAAGAAGAAACCGGTTCTCTCCGACCGCCAGCGCCGGGACTTGGTCGCCGCGCTCGCCGTCGTCGACGAGGCGCACCTCGGCCACCGCGAGGACATCTTCGTCCCAATCGAGGAGATTCAACCCGACCTCATCGTCCTCGGCTACGACCAGCACCACGACGAGGCGGCTATCGAGTCTGCGTTGGCCGCCCGCGGCATCGACTGCGCCGTCGAGCGCGCCTCCGCGCGCGAACCGAAGTATCCCGACGAACTACTCTCGACGGGCGACATCATCGAGCGGATTCTCTCTCGGCGCGACTGCTAA
- a CDS encoding Mov34/MPN/PAD-1 family protein, with product MRLFRSSDRELLGIAAETLDFVLEASEETHPNEYMGFLRGEDAHDLGLDRDGTVITDVLVIPGTESNPVSATVKTSMVPNDRDAVGSVHSHPNGVLRPSDADLATFGNGDAHIIVGAPYGRNDWRAFDREGKRRKLDVLDVDLPDDEAFFDFTQEDIDQELAEDS from the coding sequence ATGCGGCTCTTCCGGTCGAGCGATCGCGAACTCCTCGGAATCGCCGCCGAGACGCTCGATTTCGTCCTCGAAGCGTCCGAGGAGACCCATCCGAACGAGTACATGGGGTTTCTCCGCGGCGAGGACGCCCACGACCTCGGTTTAGATCGCGACGGCACAGTCATCACCGACGTGTTGGTGATTCCGGGCACCGAATCGAACCCCGTGAGCGCGACGGTCAAGACGAGCATGGTCCCCAACGACAGAGACGCCGTCGGTTCGGTCCACTCGCACCCGAACGGCGTGCTCCGCCCGAGCGACGCCGACCTCGCGACGTTCGGCAACGGCGACGCTCACATCATCGTCGGCGCGCCGTACGGCCGAAACGACTGGCGCGCGTTCGACCGAGAGGGCAAGCGACGAAAACTCGACGTGCTCGACGTCGACCTGCCGGACGACGAAGCGTTCTTCGATTTCACGCAAGAGGACATCGACCAGGAACTCGCCGAGGACTCATGA
- a CDS encoding DHH family phosphoesterase produces MTDDTAGDSGAGSDSRPVVYDLDPDCTAADVETGALYHAAVNGVVDYGVFVDVSDNVSGLVHESNLDGSYGVGDSLVVELVEIKENGDLAFDEVDPDDYRTEAVDHEPDITAVASLTTGTDATVEGRIAQIKQTGGPTIFHVADDTGIVSCAAFDEAGVRAYPELGLDDLVRLDGRVETHDGTTQLEVSSMRALDGERAETVAARLDAALEERAEPNTVEPLVEWPAFEKLRDDLREVAHLLRRTVLEGRPIRVRHHADGDGMCASIPVQLALENFIAEVHENPDAPLHLFKRLPSKAPFYEMEDVTRDLNFALEGQARHGQKLPLLLMLDNGSTEEDVPAYQNLAHYDMPIAVVDHHHPDPEAVEPLLDAHVNPYLYDEDYRITTGMMCVELARMIDPDITDELRHVPAVAGLADRSKAEVMEEFVDLAEEQGYDREDIGDIGEALDYAAHWLRYSEGKALVNDVLNVGCDDDERHRELVEFLSARAERDVEVQLDAVEDHVEHERLKSDARLYTVDLDNFAHRFTYPAPGKTTGELHDRKVQETGEPVITIGYGPDFAVLRSDGVRLDIPQMVAELNEEVEGGGVSGGGHLVVGSIKFVKGMREEVIDSLVEKMAEADIDDELSSTAALD; encoded by the coding sequence ATGACCGATGACACCGCCGGAGATTCCGGCGCAGGGTCGGATTCGAGACCCGTCGTCTACGACCTTGATCCCGACTGCACGGCCGCAGACGTGGAGACCGGGGCACTGTACCACGCCGCCGTCAACGGCGTCGTCGACTACGGCGTCTTCGTCGACGTCTCCGACAACGTCTCCGGACTCGTCCACGAGTCGAACCTCGACGGTTCGTACGGCGTCGGCGACAGCCTCGTCGTCGAACTCGTCGAGATCAAGGAGAACGGCGACCTCGCCTTCGACGAGGTCGACCCCGACGACTACCGAACCGAAGCCGTCGACCACGAACCCGACATCACCGCTGTCGCGTCGTTGACGACCGGCACCGACGCGACCGTCGAGGGTCGGATCGCGCAGATAAAACAGACCGGCGGCCCGACCATCTTCCACGTCGCCGACGACACCGGAATCGTCTCCTGCGCCGCCTTCGACGAGGCGGGCGTCCGCGCGTACCCCGAGCTCGGTCTCGACGACCTCGTCCGCCTCGACGGCCGGGTCGAGACCCACGACGGCACGACGCAACTGGAGGTCTCCTCGATGCGCGCGCTCGACGGCGAGCGCGCCGAAACCGTCGCGGCCCGTCTCGACGCCGCCCTCGAAGAACGCGCGGAGCCGAACACCGTCGAACCGCTCGTCGAGTGGCCCGCGTTCGAGAAGCTCCGCGACGACCTCCGGGAGGTCGCCCACCTGCTCCGCCGGACGGTACTAGAGGGCCGCCCGATTCGCGTCCGCCACCACGCCGACGGCGACGGCATGTGCGCGTCGATTCCGGTCCAGCTCGCGCTGGAGAACTTTATCGCCGAGGTACACGAGAACCCAGATGCGCCGCTGCACCTGTTCAAGCGACTGCCGAGCAAAGCGCCGTTCTACGAGATGGAGGACGTGACGCGCGACCTCAACTTCGCACTGGAAGGGCAGGCCCGCCACGGCCAGAAGCTCCCCCTCCTCCTGATGCTCGACAACGGCAGCACCGAGGAGGACGTGCCCGCCTACCAGAACCTCGCGCACTACGACATGCCCATCGCGGTCGTCGACCACCACCACCCCGACCCCGAGGCGGTCGAACCACTGCTCGACGCCCACGTCAACCCGTACCTCTACGACGAGGACTACCGCATCACCACCGGGATGATGTGCGTCGAACTCGCGCGGATGATCGACCCCGACATCACCGACGAACTCCGCCACGTCCCCGCCGTCGCCGGACTGGCGGACCGCTCGAAGGCCGAGGTGATGGAGGAATTCGTAGACCTCGCCGAGGAGCAGGGCTACGACCGCGAGGACATCGGCGACATCGGCGAGGCGCTGGACTACGCCGCGCACTGGCTGCGCTACAGCGAGGGCAAAGCGCTCGTCAACGACGTGCTCAACGTCGGCTGCGACGACGACGAGCGCCACCGCGAACTCGTCGAGTTCCTGTCGGCGCGCGCCGAACGCGACGTCGAAGTCCAACTGGACGCCGTCGAGGACCACGTTGAGCACGAGCGCCTCAAGAGCGACGCCCGCCTCTACACGGTCGACCTCGACAACTTCGCGCACCGCTTCACCTACCCTGCACCCGGCAAGACGACGGGCGAACTCCACGACCGGAAGGTCCAGGAGACGGGAGAACCCGTCATCACCATCGGCTACGGGCCGGACTTCGCCGTCCTGCGCTCCGACGGCGTCCGCCTCGACATCCCGCAGATGGTCGCCGAACTCAACGAAGAGGTGGAAGGCGGCGGCGTCTCCGGCGGCGGCCACCTCGTCGTCGGCTCCATCAAGTTCGTCAAGGGGATGCGCGAGGAGGTCATCGACAGCCTCGTCGAGAAGATGGCCGAAGCCGACATCGACGACGAACTGTCGAGCACGGCGGCGCTTGACTAA
- a CDS encoding phospholipase D-like domain-containing protein, producing MVRRRGEPRRRRPTERVGRPPRRAPVGSTRGPAGAVREGPREGVLVDGETALVGSFYWNNHSARENREVIVALEGDEAAAYYGEVFAADWRASGGDKSRLFPVVVGVAVVAATALALVVGAREIEFE from the coding sequence GTGGTACGCCGAAGAGGAGAACCGCGCCGTCGCCGACCGACTGAACGAGTGGGCCGACCGCCACGACGCGCCCCTGTCGGTTCGACTCGCGGACCCGCGGGGGCGGTACGGGAAGGTCCACGCGAAGGCGTCCTCGTCGACGGCGAGACGGCGCTCGTCGGCAGTTTCTACTGGAACAATCACTCCGCCCGGGAGAACCGAGAAGTGATCGTCGCGTTAGAGGGAGACGAGGCCGCGGCGTATTACGGCGAGGTGTTCGCCGCCGACTGGCGGGCCAGTGGCGGTGACAAGAGCCGGCTGTTCCCCGTCGTCGTCGGAGTGGCCGTCGTCGCGGCGACGGCGTTGGCCCTCGTCGTCGGGGCGAGAGAAATTGAGTTCGAGTGA
- a CDS encoding HEAT repeat domain-containing protein: MTDGDDETPTEATDDEESATDASSEITAESLDERLDTAEEKLDAAETEADLDEAEETLDSIAADLEAAELPEPEDEEEESPQEELESRLSDLRDELESQRGPYAEDVAENVEEAKTKIDETRWTDRGEGEIAEAVESFLDTVAEIFEEDDESGAVVDAAVSTGDKSDLVSALDAVVKTVKSASLDADEDEETIAALLEATETLQSDLEDAQEWDDLETREQLEAEGFYDVLGHYKDYPPEWSALKEHEKRGNVEMVLLALDSLQSDFMEEHCLEAITRMNDARAFDAMHQRAQKRDKPSIRALGKMGSGALDAVETLVDYVDTDKDPALQKVTFKALGEIGSEEATQPLADKLVMDNDNVRPHAARALGLIGDARAVDPLTDTLEDDASPNVRASAAWALRQIGTEKALKAVADHTDDNSFIVQHEVDRAKQALEATTPTA; encoded by the coding sequence ATGACTGACGGGGATGACGAGACGCCGACCGAGGCGACCGACGACGAGGAGTCGGCCACGGACGCATCGTCCGAGATCACGGCCGAGAGCCTCGACGAGCGCCTCGACACCGCCGAGGAGAAACTCGACGCGGCGGAGACGGAAGCCGACCTCGACGAGGCCGAGGAGACGCTCGATAGCATCGCCGCCGACCTCGAAGCCGCCGAGTTGCCGGAACCGGAGGACGAAGAGGAGGAGAGCCCGCAGGAGGAACTCGAATCACGCCTCTCCGACCTGCGCGACGAGCTCGAATCCCAGCGCGGACCGTACGCCGAGGACGTGGCCGAGAACGTCGAGGAGGCGAAGACGAAGATAGACGAGACACGCTGGACCGACCGCGGTGAGGGCGAAATCGCCGAAGCCGTCGAGTCGTTCCTCGACACCGTCGCCGAGATCTTCGAGGAGGACGACGAGAGTGGCGCCGTCGTCGACGCGGCCGTCTCCACCGGCGACAAGAGCGACCTCGTCTCCGCGCTCGACGCCGTCGTGAAGACGGTAAAATCGGCGTCACTCGATGCCGACGAGGACGAAGAGACAATCGCGGCGCTGCTCGAGGCGACCGAGACGCTCCAGTCGGACCTCGAAGACGCCCAGGAGTGGGACGACCTGGAGACGCGCGAACAGCTCGAGGCTGAAGGCTTCTACGACGTGCTCGGCCACTACAAGGACTACCCGCCGGAGTGGAGCGCGCTGAAAGAACACGAGAAGCGCGGCAACGTCGAGATGGTGCTGCTCGCACTCGACAGCCTCCAATCCGACTTCATGGAGGAGCACTGCCTCGAAGCCATCACGCGGATGAACGACGCCCGCGCGTTCGACGCGATGCACCAGCGCGCCCAGAAGCGCGACAAACCCAGCATCAGGGCGCTCGGCAAGATGGGGTCGGGCGCGCTCGACGCCGTCGAGACGCTCGTCGACTACGTCGACACCGACAAGGACCCTGCGCTGCAGAAGGTGACGTTCAAGGCGCTCGGCGAGATCGGCAGCGAGGAGGCGACGCAACCGCTGGCGGACAAACTCGTCATGGACAACGACAACGTCCGGCCGCACGCCGCCCGTGCGCTCGGCCTCATCGGCGACGCGCGCGCCGTCGACCCGCTCACCGACACGCTCGAAGACGACGCGAGCCCGAACGTCCGCGCGAGCGCGGCGTGGGCGCTCCGGCAGATCGGCACCGAGAAGGCGCTGAAAGCCGTCGCGGACCACACCGACGACAACTCGTTTATCGTCCAGCACGAGGTCGACCGGGCGAAGCAGGCGCTCGAGGCGACGACGCCGACGGCGTAA
- the dpsA gene encoding DNA starvation/stationary phase protection protein DpsA has protein sequence MSTQKTVRQPADKVEETALRIEKDKAEQIIDALNTDLANAYVLYHQLKKHHWNVEGAEFLELHRFLEEAYEHIEEGADIIAERAQALGGVPVAGPSNQEERATVEFEGEDVYDVRTSLENDLEMYGDIIVDLREHIQLAGNLGDPATEEILRQILVEVEEDAHHIEHYLEDDTLVLEEATH, from the coding sequence ATGAGTACCCAGAAGACAGTTCGTCAGCCTGCCGACAAAGTCGAGGAGACAGCGCTCCGTATCGAGAAGGACAAAGCCGAGCAGATTATCGACGCGCTCAACACCGACCTCGCGAACGCGTACGTGCTCTACCACCAACTGAAGAAGCACCACTGGAACGTCGAGGGCGCCGAGTTCCTCGAACTCCACCGCTTCCTCGAGGAGGCGTACGAGCACATCGAGGAAGGCGCCGACATCATCGCCGAACGCGCGCAGGCGCTCGGCGGCGTCCCGGTCGCCGGCCCGTCGAACCAGGAGGAGCGCGCCACCGTCGAGTTCGAAGGTGAGGACGTCTACGACGTTCGCACGTCGCTGGAGAACGATCTGGAGATGTACGGCGACATCATCGTCGACCTGCGCGAGCACATCCAGCTCGCCGGTAACCTCGGCGACCCGGCAACCGAGGAGATCCTCCGGCAGATTCTGGTCGAAGTCGAAGAGGACGCCCACCACATCGAGCACTACCTCGAAGACGACACGCTGGTGCTCGAAGAAGCGACGCACTGA
- a CDS encoding DUF7504 family protein — translation MKTPGQNSFTVALSELKRRGCNILVVGSSEPDARQSLTRRLLGDATTEPRKRLFVFTDGVHTHERLGNGPRDDDSLRVVTQSSVVRGAAATEGLPGSTLGGPVAHEYVEAGDLGSLSWAIGDAITSFQSNGPLETSELRLCLDSLQPLVEDHGVKSVRRFASVVGGRVKSVAGMAHYHLSVPNDDPVVDELADAFDAVIELRMCDGTPEHRWTFPDRALSNDWMPI, via the coding sequence ATGAAAACCCCCGGGCAAAATTCATTCACCGTAGCTCTCTCCGAGCTGAAACGACGGGGGTGCAACATCCTCGTCGTCGGGTCCTCCGAACCCGACGCACGGCAGTCGCTCACTCGTCGCCTCCTCGGCGACGCGACGACCGAACCGCGCAAGCGACTGTTCGTCTTCACCGATGGCGTCCACACCCACGAACGCCTCGGCAACGGTCCCCGAGACGACGACTCGCTTCGCGTCGTGACGCAGTCGTCGGTTGTTCGCGGCGCGGCGGCGACGGAGGGTCTCCCCGGCTCTACCCTCGGCGGACCGGTCGCCCACGAGTACGTCGAAGCCGGCGACCTCGGGTCGCTCTCGTGGGCTATTGGCGACGCCATCACCTCCTTCCAGTCCAACGGTCCGCTCGAAACCAGCGAGTTGCGGCTCTGTCTCGACTCACTGCAACCGCTTGTCGAGGACCACGGCGTCAAGTCGGTTCGACGCTTCGCCAGCGTCGTCGGCGGCCGAGTCAAGTCCGTCGCAGGAATGGCGCACTACCACCTGTCGGTTCCCAATGACGACCCCGTCGTCGACGAACTCGCCGACGCGTTCGATGCCGTCATCGAACTTCGGATGTGCGACGGCACGCCGGAACACCGCTGGACGTTCCCCGACCGGGCGCTCTCGAACGACTGGATGCCCATCTGA
- a CDS encoding NADH:flavin oxidoreductase/NADH oxidase, whose amino-acid sequence MTDSLFSPLTLRGTEIPNRVMVSPMCQYSSPDGVATDWHRVHLGSRAVGGAGIVMTEATAVSPEGRISPDDLGIWTQEQADALAPIASFIRSQGSHPAIQLAHAGRKASTNRPWDGVGPVSPDDGGWEVYGPTDEAWPREESYPKTHALDGDDLSVVVDQFAEAAKRAHLAGFEIAEVHAAHGYLLHEFLSPVTNTREDDYGGSFENRTRLVREVTSAVRAVWPDDKPVFVRISATDWLPDRESWDLEQSVRLAPLLREAGADLVDVSSGGIHPDQQITNTGAGYQVRFAEVIREDGEMPVGAVGKITEPEQADQLIRNERADLAIVGREHLRDPYFTLHAAEKLGVDVDWPVQYRRA is encoded by the coding sequence ATGACGGATTCGCTGTTCAGTCCGCTGACCCTTCGCGGGACGGAAATTCCGAACCGAGTGATGGTTTCGCCGATGTGTCAGTACTCCTCGCCCGACGGCGTCGCCACCGACTGGCACCGCGTCCACCTCGGGAGCCGAGCGGTCGGCGGTGCTGGTATCGTGATGACCGAAGCGACCGCGGTCTCGCCGGAGGGACGTATCTCGCCGGACGACCTCGGTATCTGGACGCAGGAGCAGGCGGACGCGCTCGCACCTATCGCGTCGTTCATCCGCTCGCAGGGAAGCCACCCTGCGATACAGTTGGCCCACGCCGGGCGGAAAGCGAGCACCAACCGCCCGTGGGACGGCGTCGGTCCCGTCTCGCCCGACGACGGCGGGTGGGAAGTGTACGGCCCGACGGACGAGGCGTGGCCGCGCGAGGAATCGTACCCGAAGACGCATGCACTTGACGGAGACGACCTCTCGGTAGTCGTCGACCAGTTCGCGGAGGCCGCGAAGCGCGCTCACCTCGCCGGATTCGAAATCGCCGAGGTCCACGCCGCGCACGGCTACCTCCTCCACGAGTTCCTCTCGCCGGTCACCAACACCCGCGAGGACGACTATGGCGGTAGTTTCGAGAACCGCACCCGACTCGTCCGTGAGGTCACGTCGGCGGTGCGCGCCGTCTGGCCCGACGACAAGCCTGTCTTCGTCCGCATCTCGGCGACCGACTGGCTCCCGGACCGCGAGTCGTGGGACCTCGAACAGTCGGTTCGTCTCGCGCCGCTGCTTCGGGAGGCGGGCGCGGACCTCGTCGACGTGAGTTCGGGCGGCATCCACCCCGACCAGCAGATTACGAACACGGGCGCGGGCTATCAGGTTCGGTTCGCCGAAGTCATCCGCGAGGACGGCGAGATGCCCGTCGGTGCCGTGGGCAAAATCACCGAACCCGAGCAGGCCGACCAGCTGATTCGGAACGAACGCGCCGACCTCGCCATCGTCGGCCGCGAGCATCTCCGCGACCCGTACTTCACGCTCCACGCCGCCGAGAAACTCGGCGTCGATGTCGACTGGCCAGTGCAGTACCGGCGCGCCTAG
- a CDS encoding DUF7547 family protein encodes MSRRDDDLEELLGELEETLSELRAELREEHTPRRRSFEPPTPRDILRFTEEYTIPTVVSTLEATIQALELFQRLLRLADPERAIREESKNASETTLRSADDVGRVAVDGLERALTELQRALSEADLPEDGESRDIIEDARQLSRDIEDRLADSRRSTDTRRRTHDAERRRDRSTGRRTRAEREWDEPTRRNGRDDAFDDGAVRIAVSDEENDDSDVSDAADDADDTADTAESEGDGDDAPAVDIESELDSIRDEVERAERGEEPRPEGNDEE; translated from the coding sequence ATGAGCCGCCGCGACGACGACCTCGAAGAGCTACTCGGGGAGTTAGAGGAGACGCTGTCGGAGCTCCGAGCCGAACTCCGCGAGGAGCACACGCCCCGCCGCCGTTCCTTCGAACCGCCGACGCCGAGAGACATCCTCCGGTTCACCGAGGAGTACACCATCCCGACGGTCGTCTCGACGCTGGAGGCGACGATTCAGGCGCTCGAACTGTTCCAGCGACTGCTGCGCCTAGCCGACCCCGAGCGCGCGATTCGCGAAGAGAGCAAAAACGCCAGCGAGACGACGCTCCGCAGCGCCGACGACGTGGGGCGCGTCGCCGTCGACGGACTGGAGCGCGCGCTCACCGAACTGCAGCGTGCGCTCTCGGAGGCCGACCTGCCCGAGGACGGCGAGTCCCGCGACATCATCGAGGACGCGCGGCAACTCTCAAGAGATATCGAAGACCGTCTCGCCGACAGCCGGCGAAGCACCGATACCCGACGACGCACGCACGACGCTGAACGGCGACGCGACCGCTCGACCGGGAGGCGGACGCGGGCAGAGCGAGAGTGGGACGAACCGACGCGACGGAACGGACGCGACGACGCGTTCGACGACGGCGCGGTCCGAATCGCCGTCAGCGACGAGGAGAACGACGACTCGGACGTCAGCGATGCCGCCGATGATGCCGACGACACCGCCGACACAGCGGAGTCGGAGGGCGACGGCGACGACGCACCGGCGGTCGACATCGAGTCGGAACTGGACTCGATTCGCGACGAAGTCGAGCGGGCCGAACGCGGCGAAGAGCCGAGACCCGAAGGAAACGACGAGGAGTAG
- a CDS encoding OB-fold domain-containing protein has translation MSDTPEKEIPPMEAARYADGSITYPPHPIGPDGNEPVGTVDLSEYTATVVTWTTSTATPPGVRAPNSLAIVKFDVDGEPVRAIGQLDVDDEHPDVEIGDEVEPVYAAELRDPDAGIREEKSQEWDGYRFRPLG, from the coding sequence ATGAGCGACACCCCCGAGAAGGAGATTCCACCCATGGAAGCGGCGCGCTACGCCGACGGCAGCATCACTTACCCCCCTCACCCTATCGGTCCCGACGGGAACGAGCCGGTCGGGACGGTCGACCTGAGCGAGTACACCGCGACGGTCGTGACGTGGACGACGAGCACGGCGACGCCCCCGGGCGTCCGCGCACCGAATTCGCTGGCCATCGTCAAGTTCGACGTCGACGGCGAACCGGTGCGCGCCATCGGCCAACTCGACGTCGACGACGAGCATCCCGACGTCGAGATCGGCGACGAGGTCGAACCTGTCTACGCTGCGGAACTCCGCGACCCCGACGCCGGAATCCGCGAGGAGAAGAGCCAGGAGTGGGACGGCTACCGGTTCCGGCCGCTCGGGTAG
- a CDS encoding thiolase C-terminal domain-containing protein: protein MERVAIIGASMTRFGQRDAWIRELLAEAGQACLDDAGVAPDAIDHLYVSNMASGEFEGQTGVPNALAHDLAAMPAYTARIDQTSSSGGAGTYAAWQSVASGASEMTLLVGGEKMTHRTTAESTDVIASLTHPVEYKHGVTLPSFAGLTARLYLHEYDAPRESLGKVAVKNHRNGVDNPHAQFRKVVDLDTVLESPVVADPLRLYDFCPITDGSAALLFCPESVAREYTDEYAVVSGIGGATDTHVVHERADPTTMGGVVNSSEIAYEMADLGPDDIDVAELHDMFTILEFLQSEDLGFFEKGEGWKAVEEGVTDRDGELPINTSGGLKSKGHPLGASGVAQVYEIYKQLTRDAGDRQVDADTGLACNVGGFGNCVITTILEAKR from the coding sequence ATGGAACGCGTAGCGATTATCGGTGCGTCGATGACCCGATTCGGGCAGCGCGACGCCTGGATCCGCGAATTGCTCGCGGAGGCCGGCCAGGCCTGCCTCGACGACGCGGGCGTCGCACCGGACGCGATAGACCACCTCTACGTCTCGAACATGGCGAGCGGCGAGTTCGAGGGCCAGACCGGCGTCCCGAACGCCCTCGCCCACGACCTCGCGGCGATGCCCGCGTACACCGCCCGCATCGACCAGACCTCCTCGTCGGGCGGCGCCGGTACGTACGCCGCGTGGCAGTCGGTCGCCTCCGGCGCGAGCGAGATGACGCTGCTCGTCGGCGGCGAGAAGATGACCCACCGGACGACGGCGGAGTCGACGGACGTCATCGCCTCTCTCACCCACCCCGTCGAGTACAAACACGGCGTCACACTCCCGAGTTTCGCCGGACTCACCGCGCGCCTCTACCTCCACGAGTACGACGCGCCGCGAGAGAGCCTCGGCAAAGTCGCGGTCAAGAACCACCGAAACGGCGTCGACAACCCCCACGCGCAGTTCCGAAAGGTGGTCGATCTCGACACCGTGTTGGAGTCGCCGGTCGTTGCCGACCCGCTCCGTCTCTACGACTTCTGTCCCATCACCGACGGGAGCGCGGCGCTGCTGTTCTGTCCCGAGTCCGTCGCGCGCGAGTATACTGACGAGTACGCCGTCGTCTCGGGCATCGGCGGCGCGACGGACACCCACGTCGTCCACGAGCGCGCGGACCCGACGACGATGGGCGGCGTCGTCAACTCCTCGGAGATCGCCTACGAGATGGCCGACCTCGGTCCCGACGATATCGACGTGGCCGAACTGCACGACATGTTCACCATCCTCGAGTTCCTCCAGTCGGAGGATCTCGGCTTCTTCGAGAAGGGCGAGGGCTGGAAAGCCGTTGAGGAGGGCGTCACCGACCGCGACGGCGAGTTGCCCATCAACACGTCCGGCGGGCTGAAATCGAAGGGTCATCCCCTGGGCGCCTCGGGCGTCGCGCAGGTGTACGAGATTTACAAACAGCTCACCCGCGACGCGGGCGACCGACAGGTCGATGCCGACACCGGTCTCGCCTGCAACGTCGGCGGGTTCGGTAACTGCGTCATCACGACGATTCTGGAGGCGAAACGATGA
- a CDS encoding DUF7548 family protein codes for MQMKDAVATAGTVASLVLLVVVAIPYLVVTNPEAPLSAYYTAGSVGANSVGFLAAIAAVVFLSGTRGNAEPDLVAGIAVVLGLAMVLLSLLWATAINSTLLFSFPPEAAWIEYHRWAVVALSAVVAVDATVYAREVV; via the coding sequence ATGCAGATGAAGGACGCTGTCGCCACCGCCGGCACCGTCGCCAGTCTCGTGCTCCTCGTCGTCGTCGCGATACCCTACCTCGTGGTCACGAACCCAGAGGCGCCGCTTTCAGCGTACTACACTGCGGGGTCGGTCGGGGCCAACAGCGTCGGCTTCCTCGCGGCCATCGCCGCCGTCGTCTTCCTCTCGGGGACGCGCGGTAACGCCGAGCCGGATCTCGTCGCGGGTATCGCCGTCGTTCTCGGTCTCGCGATGGTGCTGCTCTCGTTGCTGTGGGCGACAGCGATCAACTCGACGCTCCTGTTTAGCTTCCCGCCGGAGGCGGCGTGGATCGAGTACCACCGCTGGGCGGTCGTCGCGCTCTCGGCCGTCGTCGCTGTGGACGCGACGGTGTACGCGCGCGAAGTCGTCTGA